A region from the Lolium perenne isolate Kyuss_39 chromosome 4, Kyuss_2.0, whole genome shotgun sequence genome encodes:
- the LOC127297353 gene encoding uncharacterized protein, whose product MARQHPRSRLETAADAASWCLALSALAAVLLVCATGEEGETVRGASLSARWRPCEEMYVVAEGETLHGISDRCGDPYILERNPHVHDPDDVFPGLVLRIAPSIPKPR is encoded by the coding sequence ATGGCGAGGCAGCATCCGAGGTCGCGGCTGGAAACGGCGGCGGACGCGGCGTCCTGGTGCCTCGCGCTGTCGGCTCTGGCGGCGGTGCTGCTGGTGTGCGCGACCGGCGAGGAAGGGGAGACGGTGCGCGGCGCGTCGCTGTCGGCGCGGTGGCGGCCGTGCGAGGAGATGTACGTGGTGGCGGAGGGGGAGACGCTGCACGGCATCAGCGACCGGTGCGGCGACCCCTACATCCTGGAGCGCAACCCGCACGTCCACGACCCCGACGACGTCTTCCCCGGCCTCGTCCTCAGGATCGCGCCCTCCATTCCCAAGCCTCGCTAG
- the LOC127297354 gene encoding uncharacterized protein has product MGRGRRASLLLLLLGLLAAAFAAAAAEEGDADPLYRSCVEECQRTGALKEDSIIKHCIVPTDDQPADKSWYAHEPLYLQWKEWNCNSECRYHCMMEREEEREELNLGPVKYHGKWPLKRASVFQEPFSAALSALTLLVQFNGWLSFFLLLSYKLPLRPETQATYYEYTGLWHIYGLLAMNSWFWSAIYHSCDTAWTEKLYFSSTAAFLGYSLILAILRTSSLRDEASRVMVAAPVLAFVTTHILYLNFYDLNKGLNTKVCTVISIAQLLVWALWAAMTRHPSRLKIIFVALGGILSVFLEAQDVPPRWGYVDGHAICLAMAIPMSYLWWSFAKEDAEMRTTAIMKKKR; this is encoded by the exons ATGGGGCGAGGCAGGAGGGCTTctctgctgctgctgcttcttGGTCTACTGGCCGCGGCCTTCGCtgccgcggcggcggaggagggcgaCGCCGATCCGCTCTACAG ATCCTGCGTGGAGGAATGCCAAAGGACCGGCGCCCTCAAAGAGGACTCCATCATCAAACACTGCATTGTGCCCACTGACGATCAGCCTGCCGACAAATCCTGGTACGCGCACGAGCCGTTGTACTTGCAGTGGAAGGAGTGGAACTGCAACAGCGAATGCCGGTACCACTGCATGATGGAGAGGGAGGAGGAACGGGAAGAGCTTAACCTAGGGCCGGTCAAGTATCACGGCAAATGGCCTCTGAAACGTGCATCCGTGTTTCAG GAACCTTTTTCGGCAGCTCTATCTGCTCTGACTCTTCTTGTGCAGTTCAATGGATGGCTATCGTTTTTCCTCTTGCTTTCATACAAGCTGCCTCTTAGACCTGAAACTCAAGCGACGTACTATGAATATACTGGTCTGTGGCACATTTACGGACTCTTGGCCATGAATTCGTGGTTCTGGAGTGCCATATATCACAGCTG TGATACCGCTTGGACAGAAAAGCTATATTTCTCATCAACTGCTGCCTTCCTGGGCTACTCCCTAATTTTGGCTATACTGCGAACTTCAAGTTTAAGGGATGAAGCTTCACGGGTGATGGTTGCAGCTCCAGTTCTGGCTTTTGTGACCACCCACATCTTGTACCTGAACTTCTACGACCTTAACAAAG GCCTGAACACGAAAGTTTGTACTGTTATTAGCATTGCTCAGCTCCTCGTGTGGGCATTGTGGGCTGCTATGACAAGGCATCCTTCACGGCTGAAGATCATCTTTGTTGCTCTTGGGGGTATCCTCTCAGTATTCCTGGAAGCCCAAGACGTCCCTCCACGTTGGGGGTATGTAGATGGTCATGCAATCTGCCTTGCCATGGCTATCCCCATGTCGTACCTCTGGTGGAGCTTCGCCAAGGAAGATGCTGAGATGCGCACGACGGCAATCATGAAGAAGAAACGATGA
- the LOC127297355 gene encoding cyclin-dependent kinase A-1 — translation MDQYEKEEKIGEGTYGVVYRARDRLTNETIALKKIRLEQEDEGVPSTAIREISLLKEMQHGNIVKLHDVIHSEKRIWLVFEYLDLDLKKFMDSSPEFAKSPALIKSYLYQILRGVAYCHSHRVLHRDLKPQNLLIDRRTNALKLADFGLARAFGIPVRTFTHEVVTLWYRAPEILLGARQYSTPVDVWSVGCIFAEMVNQKPLFPGDSEIDELFKIFRVLGTPTEQTWPGVSSLPDYKSAFPKWQAEELATVVPNLGSLGLDLLSKMLRFEPSKRITARQALEHEYFKDIEVVQ, via the exons ATGGACCAG TACGAGAAGGAGGAGAAGATCGGGGAGGGCACGTACGGGGTGGTGTACAGGGCGCGGGACAGGCTCACCAACGAGACCATCGCGCTCAAGAAGATCCGCCTCGAGCAGGAGGACGAGGGCGTCCCCTCCACCGCCATCCGCGAGATCTCGCTGCTCAAGGAGATGCAGCACGGCAACATCGTCAA GCTACACGATGTCATCCACAGCGAGAAGCGCATATGGCTCGTCTTCGAGTACCTGGATCTGGACCTCAAGAAGTTCATGGACTCTTCTCCAGAGTTCGCCAAGAGCCCTGCTTTGATCAAG TCATATCTCTATCAGATACTCCGCGGCGTTGCTTATTGTCATTCTCATAGAGTTCTTCATCGAGATTTGAAACCTCAGAATTTATTGATAGATCGGCGTACTAACGCACTGAAGCTTGCAGACTTTGGTTTAGCCAGGGCATTTGGAATCCCTGTCCGTACATTTACTCATGAG GTAGTAACATTATGGTACAGAGCTCCAGAAATTCTTCTTGGAGCGAGGCAGTATTCCACACCAGTTGATGTGTGGTCAGTGGGCTGTATCTTTGCAGAAATGGTGAACCAGAAGCCGCTGTTTCCTGGCGATTCTGAGATTGATGAATTATTTAAGATATTCAG GGTACTTGGCACTCCAACAGAACAAACTTGGCCAGGAGTGAGCTCCTTGCCTGACTATAAGTCTGCTTTCCCCAAGTGGCAGGCAGAG GAGCTGGCCACTGTTGTCCCCAATCTTGGATCTCTTGGCTTGGACCTTCTCTCC AAAATGCTTCGGTTCGAGCCAAGCAAAAGGATCACAGCTAGGCAGGCTCTGGAGCATGAGTACTTCAAGGACATCGAGGTGGTACAATGA